The following proteins come from a genomic window of Micromonospora zamorensis:
- the zwf gene encoding glucose-6-phosphate dehydrogenase, with translation MRMRSDAVVLFGVTGDLVSKKLFPALYELTRRDRLDVPVIGVARSPWDDQQLVTMARKSVAEANDEVDDETFDRLAGNLSMISGNYADPVTYQRLAERLRGAERPVFYLAIPPAVFGAVVDGLAAVGLADRGRVIVEKPFGRDVESSRELDRTLRATFDPERVFRIDHYLGKEAVEGLYAFRFANRLFEPLWNSEHIDNVQVTLAEGFGTQGRAGFYDTVGATRDVLQNHILQVVALVAMEAPAADDAAAFREAEVAVLRQIEALSPQSTVRGQYAGYRDEQGVAADSNTETFVATRLTIDSPRWAGVPFYLRAGKSLAGTATEVVVEFKQPQRSLIPAERGTVTAANLLRFRLGRGDGITMSIQAKSPGAEVASRAVDLSVDFGMALGRRQEAYERLLDDAMDGQHLRFAREETIEQEWRIVEPILDLPAAVQSYEKGSWGPADADALAGGWHTPDLR, from the coding sequence ATGCGCATGCGCTCAGACGCGGTCGTGCTGTTCGGCGTCACGGGAGACCTCGTTTCGAAGAAGCTGTTCCCGGCGCTGTACGAGTTGACCCGGCGCGACCGCCTGGACGTCCCGGTGATCGGGGTGGCCCGCTCCCCCTGGGATGATCAACAGCTCGTCACGATGGCCCGCAAGTCGGTCGCTGAGGCCAACGACGAGGTCGACGACGAGACTTTCGACCGGCTGGCGGGCAACCTTTCGATGATCTCCGGCAACTACGCGGACCCGGTCACCTATCAGCGGTTGGCGGAGCGTCTGCGGGGTGCCGAGCGGCCGGTCTTCTACCTGGCGATTCCTCCGGCGGTGTTCGGTGCCGTCGTCGACGGTCTCGCGGCGGTCGGTCTGGCTGACCGGGGCCGGGTGATCGTGGAGAAGCCGTTCGGGCGTGACGTGGAGTCCTCCCGTGAGCTGGACCGCACGCTGCGGGCGACCTTCGATCCGGAGCGGGTGTTCCGCATCGATCACTACCTCGGTAAGGAAGCCGTCGAGGGCCTCTACGCCTTCCGGTTCGCCAACCGGCTGTTCGAGCCGTTGTGGAACAGCGAGCACATCGACAACGTTCAGGTCACTCTTGCCGAGGGTTTCGGCACGCAGGGTCGGGCCGGTTTCTACGACACCGTCGGCGCCACTCGTGACGTGTTGCAGAACCACATTCTGCAGGTTGTCGCGCTGGTGGCGATGGAGGCGCCCGCCGCTGACGACGCGGCCGCGTTCCGTGAGGCGGAGGTCGCGGTGCTGCGGCAGATCGAGGCGCTGTCGCCGCAGTCCACGGTGCGGGGTCAGTACGCCGGGTACCGCGACGAGCAGGGTGTCGCTGCGGACTCGAACACGGAGACGTTCGTGGCCACCCGGTTGACGATCGACTCCCCCCGCTGGGCGGGTGTGCCGTTCTATCTGCGTGCCGGTAAGTCCCTTGCGGGGACGGCGACGGAGGTCGTGGTCGAGTTCAAGCAGCCGCAGCGGTCGCTCATCCCGGCCGAGCGGGGCACGGTGACGGCCGCGAATCTGCTGCGGTTCCGCCTCGGGCGTGGTGACGGCATCACGATGTCGATCCAGGCGAAGAGCCCGGGCGCCGAGGTGGCGAGCCGTGCGGTGGACCTGTCGGTCGACTTCGGCATGGCGTTGGGTCGCCGTCAGGAGGCGTACGAGCGGTTGCTCGACGACGCGATGGACGGGCAGCATCTGCGCTTCGCGCGTGAGGAGACGATCGAGCAGGAGTGGCGCATCGTCGAGCCGATCCTGGATCTGCCGGCGGCGGTGCAGTCGTACGAGAAGGGCAGTTGGGGTCCGGCGGATGCCGACGCGTTGGCTGGCGGCTGGCACACCCCGGATCTGCGCTGA
- a CDS encoding NAD-dependent epimerase/dehydratase family protein, translating to MSPPFGTVVITGAAGRIGSALRHALRAETRHLVLIDRDPLTAQSPEEQVIRLDLTDLDALISAFEGADVVIHLAGLPDEAPLAELLDANVLGTFHVLEAARRQQVDRVVLASSNRVTGFHLVGKTVNPEDPVRPDGFYGVSKVAIEALARLYADKFALSVVCLRIGSYEDRPDDARYLATWLSPRDCLGFIRAAITAPDVSFATAYAVSANTRRFWDLDAGIQLGYTPVDNAEDHAAHVVGADDPIDSRAPQGGRYASAETTLTHIHGGQPNP from the coding sequence ATGAGTCCACCCTTCGGGACCGTGGTCATCACAGGCGCCGCCGGCCGCATCGGCAGCGCACTCCGCCACGCCCTGCGCGCCGAGACCCGCCACCTCGTCCTCATCGATCGCGACCCACTGACCGCGCAGTCGCCGGAGGAGCAGGTCATCCGCCTGGACCTCACCGACCTCGACGCCCTGATCTCGGCGTTCGAGGGCGCTGACGTGGTGATCCACCTCGCCGGGCTGCCGGACGAGGCCCCACTCGCCGAGCTGCTGGACGCCAACGTGCTGGGCACGTTCCACGTCCTCGAGGCCGCCCGCCGGCAACAGGTCGACAGGGTCGTCCTCGCCAGCAGCAACCGGGTCACCGGCTTCCACCTCGTCGGAAAGACCGTCAACCCCGAAGATCCGGTCCGACCGGACGGCTTCTACGGGGTCAGCAAGGTGGCAATCGAGGCTCTCGCCCGCCTGTACGCGGACAAGTTCGCCCTGTCCGTGGTGTGCCTGCGCATCGGCAGCTACGAGGACAGACCAGACGACGCCCGATATCTCGCCACCTGGCTCAGCCCACGCGACTGCCTCGGGTTCATCCGAGCGGCCATCACCGCACCCGACGTCTCCTTCGCCACCGCCTACGCCGTGTCCGCCAACACCCGCCGGTTCTGGGACCTCGACGCCGGCATCCAACTCGGCTACACGCCAGTCGACAACGCGGAAGACCACGCCGCCCACGTCGTCGGCGCCGACGACCCCATCGACTCCCGCGCGCCCCAGGGAGGCAGGTACGCCAGCGCCGAGACCACCCTCACCCACATTCACGGCGGGCAACCGAACCCCTGA
- a CDS encoding alpha/beta fold hydrolase: protein MDLAVDQSPGTAPEVVCLPMFGMTRTATAAAFGPALAGAGLRETYLDLPGHGDSPTDCPPTSQAVLDTVCGWLDHHVDGPFLLAGGSYGAYLATGIARRRPELVRGLLLVCPGVTIARDSRDLPDDPPSEASEGWLDEAPAALHTHLDAALGNRTSTVVATVLAALNSGGPGDATFQEKLQTGPDYALPDENADVVFDGPVTVVTGRQDRIVGYADQFRAMRRYPHGTFTVIDAAGHYLPYEQPALLRSLTQDWLRRTGA from the coding sequence ATGGACCTGGCAGTCGACCAGTCACCGGGCACAGCACCCGAGGTGGTGTGCCTGCCGATGTTCGGCATGACCCGCACCGCCACGGCTGCCGCGTTCGGCCCAGCCCTCGCGGGCGCGGGCCTGCGAGAGACATACCTGGACCTACCCGGCCACGGCGACAGCCCCACGGACTGCCCACCAACGTCCCAGGCGGTGCTGGACACCGTGTGCGGGTGGCTCGACCACCACGTCGACGGGCCGTTCCTGCTCGCCGGCGGCTCCTACGGCGCGTACCTGGCCACCGGCATCGCCCGCCGACGACCCGAACTCGTCCGCGGCCTGCTCCTCGTCTGCCCGGGCGTCACCATCGCCCGCGACAGCCGGGACCTGCCCGACGACCCGCCGTCCGAAGCGTCCGAGGGCTGGCTCGACGAAGCTCCCGCCGCCCTGCACACCCACCTCGACGCCGCCCTGGGCAATCGCACGTCAACTGTCGTCGCGACGGTGCTCGCGGCACTGAACTCCGGCGGTCCCGGTGACGCGACCTTCCAGGAGAAGCTGCAGACCGGGCCCGACTACGCGTTGCCCGACGAAAACGCCGACGTCGTCTTCGACGGCCCGGTCACGGTGGTCACCGGCCGACAGGACAGGATCGTTGGGTACGCCGACCAGTTCCGCGCCATGCGCCGCTATCCGCATGGCACCTTCACCGTGATCGACGCGGCGGGGCACTACCTGCCGTACGAACAACCCGCGCTGCTGCGGTCACTCACGCAGGACTGGCTGCGCCGTACGGGCGCGTAG
- a CDS encoding tyrosine-type recombinase/integrase has product MHDKQDESLMVLIEEFLTARATRKPSPHTLAAYRRDLHAVAALVAEDAATPLPLGALSITDLSPRVMRAAFARFAGPRAPASVHRAWSTWNSFFTFLVADGIVAGNPMPAVGRPRALLPHPKPLRGADTPEVLLASAARDEGRQRDPWPERDVAVLAVALCAGLRLSELLALRIGSLGGRPGERRIEVLGKGGRPRVVPIEADLDRVLVDYLDSRARRFGSRSVRPDSALLVDRHGEPLRRGGLQYLVESCFRRAGIGDRVPRGARLHALRHTFATRLAEDGASAAEIMRLLGHASLASSQTYIEVTAGQQRDAVRANRTNRALAGLVPVNQE; this is encoded by the coding sequence ATGCATGACAAACAGGACGAATCGCTCATGGTGTTGATCGAGGAGTTCCTGACCGCCCGAGCGACCCGCAAGCCCTCCCCCCACACCCTCGCCGCGTACCGTCGGGATCTGCACGCGGTGGCGGCGCTGGTCGCCGAGGATGCCGCCACTCCCCTCCCCCTGGGCGCGCTGTCGATCACCGATCTCTCCCCCAGGGTGATGCGCGCGGCCTTCGCCCGGTTCGCCGGGCCCCGCGCGCCCGCGTCGGTGCACCGGGCCTGGTCCACCTGGAACAGTTTCTTCACGTTCCTGGTGGCCGACGGGATCGTGGCCGGCAACCCGATGCCGGCGGTCGGGCGACCTCGGGCGCTACTCCCCCATCCGAAGCCGCTGCGGGGGGCGGACACTCCCGAGGTGCTGCTCGCGTCCGCGGCGCGCGACGAGGGTCGGCAGCGCGACCCGTGGCCAGAGCGGGACGTCGCGGTGTTGGCGGTGGCGCTCTGCGCGGGGCTGCGCCTGTCGGAGCTGCTGGCGCTACGGATCGGCTCGCTGGGTGGCCGGCCTGGTGAGCGGCGGATCGAGGTGCTCGGGAAGGGTGGGCGGCCCCGGGTGGTGCCGATCGAGGCGGATCTGGACCGGGTGCTGGTGGACTACCTGGACAGTCGGGCGCGGCGCTTCGGTTCGCGGTCGGTGCGCCCCGACTCGGCGTTGCTGGTGGATCGGCATGGTGAGCCGTTGCGCCGGGGTGGGCTGCAGTATCTCGTCGAGTCGTGTTTTCGGCGGGCGGGTATCGGTGACCGGGTGCCGCGGGGTGCGCGGTTGCACGCGTTGCGGCACACGTTCGCGACCCGGTTGGCCGAGGACGGGGCGAGCGCCGCGGAGATCATGCGTTTGTTGGGGCACGCGTCGTTGGCGTCGTCGCAGACGTACATCGAGGTGACGGCTGGGCAGCAGCGCGACGCGGTGCGCGCGAACCGGACCAACCGGGCGCTGGCGGGTCTGGTGCCGGTGAACCAGGAGTGA